A genomic stretch from Hemicordylus capensis ecotype Gifberg chromosome 1, rHemCap1.1.pri, whole genome shotgun sequence includes:
- the MRPL2 gene encoding 39S ribosomal protein L2, mitochondrial has translation MVMAVSTLIRSFGSLLLTSGPCLSQIPASSKPICIAGQLHAYCGISTSAACSTNDPFWKCRVKYTIDPIAMKKTGGRDHTGRIRVHGIGGGFKKFYRMIDFRRLHPQDGAEPVTFEEKVIEILDDPCRSGNIALVAGGKRKRWIIATENMEVGNIIKTSGQIGRMAVLANEGDAYPVGALPVGTLINNLESHPGKGAQYIRAAGTCGVLLRKVNGTVIIQLPSKRQMQVLETCMATVGRVSNVDHNKEIIGKAGRNRWLGKRPRSGLWQRKGGWAGRKIRPLPPMKSYVNLPTADTRC, from the exons ATGGTCATGGCTGTATCTACCTTGATTCGGAGCTTTGGGTCACTGCTGCTGACTTCAGGTCCTTGCCTCTCACAG aTACCTGCATCTTCCAAGCCCATCTGTATTGCTGGGCAACTCCATGCATACTGTGGAATCAgcacttctgctgcttgttctacTAACGATCCCTTTTGGAAATGCAGGGTCAAGTACACAATCGATCCCATTGCCATGAAAAAGACAGGAGGCCGAGATCATACAG GCCGTATCCGTGTGCATGGAATTGGAGGGGGGTTTAAGAAGTTCTACCGCATGATTGATTTCCGAAGGCTGCATCCTCAAGATGGAGCGGAGCCTGTCACCTTTGAGGAGAAGGTGATTGAGATCCTAGATGACCCGTGCAG GTCAGGTAACATAGCTCTGGTAGCTGGAGGGAAGCGGAAACGCTGGATCATTGCAACGGAAAACATGGAGGTTGGCAACATCATCAAAACATCTGGACAGATAGGCAGGATGGCAG TCTTGGCTAATGAGGGAGATGCATATCCAGTTGGAGCCCTGCCAGTTGGGACCCTCATCAACAACTTGGAGAGCCATCCTGGGAAAGGAGCACAGTATATCCGAGCAGCAG GAACCTGTGGCGTGTTACTAAGGAAGGTGAATGGCACAGTAATTATACAGTTGCCCTCCAAGAGGCAAATGCAG GTGCTGGAGACTTGCATGGCTACAGTGGGACGAGTTTCCAATGTTGACCATAACAAGGAGATCATTGGGAAAGCTGGCCGGAACCGGTGGCTAGGAAAGCGCCCAAGGAGTGGTCTGTGGCAACGCAAAGGGGGCTGGGCGGGACGGAAGATCAGACCCCTCCCACCCATGAAGAGCTATGTAAACCTGCCAACAGCAGATACGCGGTGTTGA